Within the Qingrenia yutianensis genome, the region TCCGTCAGAAAAGCTGGCGATAGAATTTACGAACGGCTCAGAACATATGGAGGTTCTCAAAAGCCACCTTTGCAAGCAGCGAAATATAAAACTCGTAAAACTCCCTTTTAAGACAACCGAAACGGAAACGGAGTATGCCGACAGAGTAAAAGCAGTTTTCAAAAGCGTACATATCTTTATTTATTCTGATGTCGAAGTAGATGTTTCGGTAATCAAAAGAAGATTCGATGAATGGAGGAAACGACTATGAGAGAAGAAAAGTTCCATATCTATCTAAATGATGACGAATATAGCAGATTGATACAATCACTTATTCGTTTGAAGAACAGCCTGACAGCACAAGGCAGATGCACCGATGCAGTAGATGATATTCTTTATAAGGTGCTTTCAGCTAAGAGAAGAAAGTTCAAAATCAAATATATCTGAACACGAAAAGAGACCGCCTACACGATGTAAGCGGTCTTTGCCAATTTAGAGTAAGTTCGACAAATTGGAATTTGTCAATACCTATTACCATAAAGATATTTATTTGAAATTCTCTTTTGTGTTTCCAAATATTTTGTAACGTTTTCATCATAATCAGGATAATTATAACCAAGTGAATCTGCCACTTTTTTAGATATTTTTTTGAACAAACATAGACACAAATCAAACGATTTCCACATTTCTTCATACGAACTCATTGAATATGTATTTAGTAAGTTATCCCACAATTCTTTTGAAATATGCTTATCTAAAAATTTATAGTTTTTACCCAAACTGAAATTAAATCCTTTTTCAGTACCGACATACCAACTAATCATCCTAAGAAGCTCATGACGTAATACTTCATTCATATGGTCTATTGCAAATAGTATTTCACCACGAAGTAAGCCCTTGGATACATATGTTGCAACATTCCAAAATTCGTTACAACAGTCATCAAACTTTCTTTCTGTTGGACACTTAATGTAATAATCTTCATCTGTGGGAACTATTTCTGTTTTAATCATATTATCTTTATCTAACATGATTTTTACAAGTTTATCGCGAGTAAGATACTCCTCAAGCATTGAAACAGGTAACAAAGT harbors:
- the ant(6) gene encoding aminoglycoside 6-adenylyltransferase, encoding MRTEKEIYDLVLNFAFQDERIRIVTLEGSRTNVNIPKDNLQDYDITFFVIDMGEFLKSDDWLSVFGNRIMMQKPEDMELFPPEEKGFSYIMLFDDGVKIDLTLLPVSMLEEYLTRDKLVKIMLDKDNMIKTEIVPTDEDYYIKCPTERKFDDCCNEFWNVATYVSKGLLRGEILFAIDHMNEVLRHELLRMISWYVGTEKGFNFSLGKNYKFLDKHISKELWDNLLNTYSMSSYEEMWKSFDLCLCLFKKISKKVADSLGYNYPDYDENVTKYLETQKRISNKYLYGNRY